The genomic window TTTTTAAAAGCATTACAGCATCTATTTTGCCATTTTCTTTTAAGCTATTATTATAAAGTTTACGAGTAACTTCTTTACCGTAATCACCATACGTAAAGTTAAAGCCATCATTATATAATAGATCTGGTTTGTAATTTGCTACCAGTTCAATATGGCGTTTTAACCAGTTCTTCTTAATATCTTCAATAATTTCTGGTGTACGATCTTCTGGTACTGGACCATATAAATTTTTAGGATCTAAACCTTCCCACCAAAGTCCTTTACCATCTGCTTTAGTTAAACGAGCATCATAAGGCACACCTGCATATTTACCTTCTTTATCTGCTCCAAAAGCCGGTTTCCACCAGTTAAGAAAACGGTCGTCATGGCTAGTAACGCCGAACTTTAAACCTGCGTTACGTGTAGCCTTTTCAAACTCGCCAATAACATCTTTTTTAGGACCTACATTTACAGAGTTCCATTCGTGATATGTAGAATTAAACAAATCGAAATGGTCATGATGGTTTGCTAAAGCAACAATATATTTAGCGCCATTTTCTTTTGAAAAATCAATTAGCTCTTGTGCATCAAAATTTTCGGCTTTCCATTCGTTAATAACATCTTTAAACCCGAATTCTGAAGGATGCCCGTAGGTTTGTAAATGATAAGAATTGGCCATTTTACCAAACTTCTGCTTACCAACATCTTTCATATACATATGGCGTGCATACCAGCCACCACCTTGCTCAGGCACACTTTGTGGACCCCAATGAAACCAAATACCAAACTTAGCATCTCTAAACCACTCTGGACATTCGTATTGGTTGGCTAGCTCATCCCAAGACAATTCTTTTTCTTGAGCGTTAGCCTTTTTAATATTAGAAAAAACTAATAAACCCACAAAAAACAAGTTGAATACAACTGTTTTTTGAAGCTTATTTTTAAATAAATAACTTAAATTCATTATTTTTTAAAATTATAATCTTCTGGATGATCAAAAAGTCCAAATTCTTTTTTAGTTAAATCAGCAAGATCACCTGTTTCTTTTATTAATTTTTCTAACTCTAATATTAAATCTTCTTTTACATTATTATAGTTTTCATCTTCAATTAGATTAATTAATTCCCAAGGGTCATTTTTAATATTAAATAATTGATAAGTGTAGTTGTCATTTTTTGAACTTACTATTAATTTAAATTCCCCTTTACGGACCGCTCTGTGCCCACCATGATTATTTATATTTGGTTTAAAAGCTTCACCTGGCCAAGAGTTATAAGCATAAAGCATACTCGTTCTAACTTCTTTAGCATCACCTTCTATAACAGGCGTTAAATCTTCTGTTTGCACAGATTCAGGAATTTCTAAACCTGTTAAACCACATAATGTTGGAAAAACATCATGTAAGTAAGCCAATGCAGCTGTTTTTTTGTTTTTAGGAATATTTGGCCCAACAAATACTAATGGTACACTAACACTATGCTCATATACATTTTGCTTTCCTAATAAACCATGTTGCCCTAAAGCAAGCCCATTGTCTCCAGCCAATACAATGATTGTATTATCTGCTTTACCTGAGTCTTTTAAAGCTTTTAAAACACGTCCAATTTGAGCATCGGTAGCCGTTATCATTCCATAATAATCTGAAATTTCTTTTTGAATGGCTTCGGGAGTTCTTGGAAAAGGCAATAACACTTCATCTCTAATTTTTTCATCAGCAATTTCAAAAGGATGTTGAGACATAAAGTTTTCTGGCAACGCCATGTCTTCATTTGGATACATATCCTTAAATTCTTGTGGCGGTGTACGTGGATCATGGGGTGCTGTAAAAGCAACATACATTAAAAATGGATCTTCTTTTTTATAATCATTTAAAAAACCTACGGCAGCATCACCAAAAACTTCACTACTAAATTTTTCTGTGTCTTTATAAGGAGTAGACCATCCTGTTTCTGGAGTATAATCTTTCACTTTAGTTCCGTAATGTGTTGTCATTCCTCCTAAAAAGGCGGACTTTACATAGTCGAATCCGCGTTCTACCCAAGGCTCACCATTATGCTGTTTTCCTGTTGCAAACGTTTTATATCCATTGGCTTTAAAATATTCTGGAAAAGTTAGTTTATCGCTTTGTCCTTTTTCTTCCTTCGGAAAAGCAAATTGTGCATAAACATTGGGTTCAATATTAAAATAATGACGACCTGTCATTAACATAGCTCTACTTGGAGAACAAACAGCAGCAGTTGTTGCTCCTAAAATGTATGAATTTGTAAATGATGTTCCATTATCAACCAATTGATCCATATTAGGTGTTTGAACATTGTACTTATCCATTGCACCTATTGTACCTCCTCTTTGATCATCTGTAAATAAGAAAAGTATGTTTGGCTTTTTAGTCTCTTCTTTAACAACTTCTTTTTTTTCATTCTCTTTACAAGATGAAAGACTTACTAAAAGTAGTAAAGCAAATATTTTTATTAGGTTTTTTCTATTACTCATTTTCTTGTTTTTAAACCTTTATTAATAAGATGATTTTTGTGTTCTCTTACTATTAATCCCAAATGTTAGGTTCTGGAGTTCTTAATTCCTGACCAATAAAAACATCTTTTTTTCTATCGGAAGGTGTTATTTTAAGTTCTTTAATTTCTCCATTTACTACTTTACCTTCAACTATGGTGTTTTGTTTTGCATACAATTTAAATTCACAGTTCCAGTTTGAAGGAAAGGCTGGTAAAAGGACAATTTTATTTTCTACATTTTGTAAAATCATGCGTTGCAACGCTGTTGCTGCTACTGATGAATGTTGTACATCTGGCGTTCCGTCGTGAGTAGACATGAAAAAACCTGGATAACGTTGCTCTGGAACAGGGCGATGTAGTGCCCAAACGACTTCTTTTTGAACAGAATCTGTTAAGCCAACCATTGCAGCCATAATAGCTTCTGGATGCCAGCCACCACGAATGTAACCTGGTGCCCATTTTGGATTTTCTCCGCCAACATCATTTACTAAAGTCGTTCTATTTTTATAAGTGTCTTGCGCCATTTTTAAATCGGGCAAACCAACACCATATAAGTGATATGGAAAAACCGAATACAATTCTGCAACTTCTACATTTGCTTTTTTAGATTTTATAACTTCAGCATTAGCTAAAATTTTAGTTCCGTTTCTAACTCTTGTTGGAATATCTGGAACACGAGATAATAATGCTTTCCAATAGGTTCTATCATTTTGTGTCGTTAAATCTTCAGGTAATTTAAGTAAACTGTTAAGTACAGATCTTAGGCCTGCAATAAAAGGCATTGGGTTATCTGCATCACGAAATGATTCTAAAACATGAACATCTGGGAAGTATAATTTCCCGTCTTTATGTGGCCAATGCAAATCGAAAAACTTTACAATTTCTGAAGCAAAAGGGATAAACTCTTCTTTTGCAAAAGTTTCATCTTGTGTATAATCAAAACGTTCTGATAAATACCAAGCTACTTCCAAACCAGCATTCCAGTGCGTTCTATGCCATTGAGATTGTTGTTGTCCTGGTTCTAAACCTGTTCTATCTATACCATATACACCTGGTGCAACAACCCCCCAAAGTGTTGTTGATTCTCTAATTACCGTACCTTCATGGCCAAAAACTTTATTTGAATGTTCTTTCATTAAATCAAAACCTCTCATGTATAGGTTGATAAAAGAATTGGCATATTTAAATTGCCCAGCGGCGTTCATGGAGTAAAAGGGTAAGCGCACATTTTGATGCAACATCAAGTTACCCCAAGAACGATGGTCTTTATCTTTAAAATGTTTTATGCCTGTATGGTTTCTTTGTAAAACTTCATTTAAATCGGGAGCAAACATAGAGCCATTCCAAATTATAGGGAATTCACCTTCTCCGGCCATAGCATTTAAATACATGGTGTAAGCGTAACCTGCACTCGTTTGTTTTGCTTCTTTAAAACCGCTTAAATGAATATAACTACTTTTCCAAAATGTGTTCCACCAAGTGGTGTGGGCTTGCCAATTGGCTTTTAAGTTTTCCTTTTTAGAAGAAGATTCTTTTATTTCAGCTAACCATTTATCAGCAGTTTCAGTACGTTTGTTAAGCGTGTAAATTTTTAAATGATTACACTTTCTTTCTTTTGACGACATTGTCGTACTAGAAGTGTTCGTCATTTTATCACCAACTACCATAGCACCAAAAGTTCGATTCTCTAAAACATCATCTAGATTTTCTGGCCTCGTAATTTCTAATGCTTTTATAGTCCAATCGAAAGCTTTTGTATTACTATTTCTATGATACCAAGTAATGGCTTTTTTATTATCTGCAACAATAACATCAGCAGATTCTGTAACACCATCAGGAATACCTTTAAGGTTGGTTTCATTTATAACCTTGGATTCATCCCTCCAATCATGTAGTTTCACATCTAATTTAAACTTCGAATCTGCATTGTTTTCAATATGAATGATTTCACTATTTTTATCAATCCAAATTTTAGATTTAAAACCATCATTGCCTTCTAAATAGATAACACCTTCGCTTAAAACAAGTTCTTGTTTAAAGTTGTTTTCAAAAGGGTTTGGAGACACTTCAACTTCTACATCTCCTAATTTTAAAAGTCGGTGCGCTTCAGACCAAGCATCAATATGTCTAACAGAAATCCAAATATGTCCGTTTTCTAAAACAGAAACTAAAGCGCCGGTTGTTCCATTACCCAGAGGCATAGCATCTGAAGCTATTTTACTTTTCTCTGTCCAAGAAACATTGTATTCATCTACAGATATATTTTGACTATATAATTTGATTGATACCAAACATAGACAGATTAATATAGATGTGATTTTAAATTTCATATTTAGGTGTCTTTTTTGCTTATTGCTAAATACCGAGGTATATGTATTACTTCGCTTCCTTTTTTAATATTTCACCTACCTGCTTTAAAATCTTTACAGACTTTTGCGGTACCTCTCCATTAATATTAGGACCAATATTTAGTAACAAATTGCCTCCTTTGCCATTAATATCTTTTAATTTTGTATATACTATTTCTGGAGTTTTCCAATCGGTATCTTTAATTTTATATCCCCAAGAATCATTTAAAGTATAACAAGCTTCCCAATAATAATCCACTTTATCTTCTAAATGAAACTGCTCTGGTGTTCCAAAATCTTTTTTAAATATTTTTCTTTTAGCAACTCTGTTATTTATGATAATACTAGGTTTTAATTCTCTAATGTATTGGTACAAATCTTTACCATCTTCTAGAGTCCACCAGTCTACCCAATCCGCATCGAACCAAATAATTTCACTGTCGTACTTTTCGATAAGCTCTTTAATTTGGTTTTTCATGTAATTAACATATTCGGCTTTTCTGCCTTCTTTCATGCTAATTTGTCCCCAATTATGCTTTTTAGTTTTTTCGTTAATTGTTACAACCTGACTTGGGTGATGCCAATCGATAATGCTATAATATGTTCCGAAATGAAGACCTTCTTTTTTACAGGCATCAGATAATTCTTTTATAAAATCACGCCCTTTCATTGGAGATGATGCGATGTCAAAATCGGTGTATTCAGAATCCCATAAACAAAAACCTTCGTGATGTTTGGTTGTTATTACCAAATATTTCATGCCTGCTTTTTTCGCTAATTTCACTATTTTTTTCGCGTTGAAATCTTTGGGATCCCATGTGTTTATTAATTTAGCGTATTCATCTGTAGGAATATCCTGATTACTTTGTATCCATTCAGCATATCGCCCTTCTTCATTGCCTTTGTATATCCCTCCTAATTGACTGTAAAGCCCAAAATGAATAAACATCCCATATTTTGCATCATTAAACCATTGCATTCTTTTTTTAAAGTTAGTCTCTGGTTCTTCTATGTAATTTACATCTTGCTGAGCAATTGTTGGAGTAATCATTAATAAGAACAGTAATAGAGTTATATATCTATCTTTCATAGGGGTTACTGCTTTTATTAGTGTATATTTTTAGCGCTTAAATAGCGTTGTAAATTTTCTTCATTCAAAGCATCGCTATCACCATACTTTGTTCTCATTTTCTCAAGTTGCTTGTGCATATCTTCCTTTACAGAAGCATATTCAGTGTCTTCATAAACATTATGCATTTCTGTTGGGTCTTTTTCTAAATCATACAGTTCCCATTTATCAATATCATAATAAAAATGAATCAACTTATAACGATCTGTTCTTACTCCATAATGACGCTTTACTTTGTGTTCCGCAGGATACTCATAGAATGTGTAATAAATAGCATCTCGCCATTCACTAGCTTCACCATTTACTAATTGTCTCAACGATTCTCCTTGTATGCTTTTATCAATATCTACACCTGCGTAATCTAAAAATGTTGGAGCAAAATCAATATTTTGTACTAACTCATCAATTACTGTTCCCGCTTTTATTTCTTTCGGGTATTTCATTAAAATAGGTGTTCTAAAAGACTCTTCATACATAAAGCGTTTATCGAACCAACCGTGTTCTCCTAGATAAAATCCTTGATCTGATGTGTAAACAACAATTGTATTTTCTTCTAAACCGTTCTCTTTTAAATAATCCAAAACTTGACCAACACCGTCATCCACAGATTGTATTGTTCTTAGGTAATCGTGCATGTATCGGTTATATTTCCAAACAGCTAAATCTTTCCCTTCAAGGTTTTTAGATTTAAAATCAGCAATAATAGGGTCGTAATAAGCATCCCAAGCGACTTTTTGCTCATTGGTCATTCTATCGTACCTCTTTTGAAACATACTTCTATATTTCGTTTTAAGCTCGCCTTCCTTATCAAGCATTTTTAAATCGTAAACCAAATCCATGTCTTTATAGATACTCATTTCTTGTCCAGCTGCTGCAGGTCTGTCTTCATAATCATCAAAGAAATTTGCAGGCGGATCGAATGTTATACTATCCATTAAAGTCAAGTACTTTTCTTCTGGCATCCATGTTCTATGCGGTGCTTTTTGATGATACATTAACAAAAATGGCTTGTCTTTTTCGCGCTTAGTATCTAACCAATCTAAAGCGATATCTGTAGTTACATGGGTAATGTAACCTGGATATGTTTTCTTAACACCATTCTCGATAAAATCTGGCGAGTAGTATTGCCCTTGACCAGGAAGTACATTGGAATAATCGAAGCCTTGTGGTAAACCATCTAAATGAATTTTGCCTACTAAGGCTGTTTCATATCCGTTTTTTTGCAATGCTTTAGCGAAGTTATCTTGATCCCAATTAAAAGGGCGAATATTATCCACCTTACCATTTTTAAAACTATGTTTACCCGTAAGGATTGCTGCTCTACTTGGTGCGCAAATTGAATTATTTACAAAACCTTTATTAAAAATAGCACCTTCTTTAGCAATTCTATCAATATTCGGCGTGTTATTTAATCCATGACCGTAAGCGCTAATAGCTTGGTAGGCATGGTCATCACTCATTATAAAAACAATATTTGGTTTTTGAGAAGTT from Algibacter sp. L1A34 includes these protein-coding regions:
- a CDS encoding alpha-L-fucosidase, with product MNLSYLFKNKLQKTVVFNLFFVGLLVFSNIKKANAQEKELSWDELANQYECPEWFRDAKFGIWFHWGPQSVPEQGGGWYARHMYMKDVGKQKFGKMANSYHLQTYGHPSEFGFKDVINEWKAENFDAQELIDFSKENGAKYIVALANHHDHFDLFNSTYHEWNSVNVGPKKDVIGEFEKATRNAGLKFGVTSHDDRFLNWWKPAFGADKEGKYAGVPYDARLTKADGKGLWWEGLDPKNLYGPVPEDRTPEIIEDIKKNWLKRHIELVANYKPDLLYNDGFNFTYGDYGKEVTRKLYNNSLKENGKIDAVMLLKRQAKGTVNEVESGGSNTLRAYPWQSEITFTDWFYKKDRHLTHNARTILEMLIEAVSKNGNLLLSMELNPDGTIPHEIKKSVKIVGDWLKINGEAIYGTRPWTVYGDGKSVRGEDVETVEGELRNATESQKHGEHFNQRTTATPAFAHDEVRYTTKGDDFYIIVMNPKGGEFLIPSFGKSSEFSPGRLKSLTQLYDGRKVTFKQTNNGLAINMPAVNGDSYPVVLKAKFK
- a CDS encoding sulfatase-like hydrolase/transferase; the protein is MSNRKNLIKIFALLLLVSLSSCKENEKKEVVKEETKKPNILFLFTDDQRGGTIGAMDKYNVQTPNMDQLVDNGTSFTNSYILGATTAAVCSPSRAMLMTGRHYFNIEPNVYAQFAFPKEEKGQSDKLTFPEYFKANGYKTFATGKQHNGEPWVERGFDYVKSAFLGGMTTHYGTKVKDYTPETGWSTPYKDTEKFSSEVFGDAAVGFLNDYKKEDPFLMYVAFTAPHDPRTPPQEFKDMYPNEDMALPENFMSQHPFEIADEKIRDEVLLPFPRTPEAIQKEISDYYGMITATDAQIGRVLKALKDSGKADNTIIVLAGDNGLALGQHGLLGKQNVYEHSVSVPLVFVGPNIPKNKKTAALAYLHDVFPTLCGLTGLEIPESVQTEDLTPVIEGDAKEVRTSMLYAYNSWPGEAFKPNINNHGGHRAVRKGEFKLIVSSKNDNYTYQLFNIKNDPWELINLIEDENYNNVKEDLILELEKLIKETGDLADLTKKEFGLFDHPEDYNFKK
- a CDS encoding DUF5703 domain-containing protein gives rise to the protein MKFKITSILICLCLVSIKLYSQNISVDEYNVSWTEKSKIASDAMPLGNGTTGALVSVLENGHIWISVRHIDAWSEAHRLLKLGDVEVEVSPNPFENNFKQELVLSEGVIYLEGNDGFKSKIWIDKNSEIIHIENNADSKFKLDVKLHDWRDESKVINETNLKGIPDGVTESADVIVADNKKAITWYHRNSNTKAFDWTIKALEITRPENLDDVLENRTFGAMVVGDKMTNTSSTTMSSKERKCNHLKIYTLNKRTETADKWLAEIKESSSKKENLKANWQAHTTWWNTFWKSSYIHLSGFKEAKQTSAGYAYTMYLNAMAGEGEFPIIWNGSMFAPDLNEVLQRNHTGIKHFKDKDHRSWGNLMLHQNVRLPFYSMNAAGQFKYANSFINLYMRGFDLMKEHSNKVFGHEGTVIRESTTLWGVVAPGVYGIDRTGLEPGQQQSQWHRTHWNAGLEVAWYLSERFDYTQDETFAKEEFIPFASEIVKFFDLHWPHKDGKLYFPDVHVLESFRDADNPMPFIAGLRSVLNSLLKLPEDLTTQNDRTYWKALLSRVPDIPTRVRNGTKILANAEVIKSKKANVEVAELYSVFPYHLYGVGLPDLKMAQDTYKNRTTLVNDVGGENPKWAPGYIRGGWHPEAIMAAMVGLTDSVQKEVVWALHRPVPEQRYPGFFMSTHDGTPDVQHSSVAATALQRMILQNVENKIVLLPAFPSNWNCEFKLYAKQNTIVEGKVVNGEIKELKITPSDRKKDVFIGQELRTPEPNIWD
- a CDS encoding alpha-L-fucosidase, whose translation is MKDRYITLLLFLLMITPTIAQQDVNYIEEPETNFKKRMQWFNDAKYGMFIHFGLYSQLGGIYKGNEEGRYAEWIQSNQDIPTDEYAKLINTWDPKDFNAKKIVKLAKKAGMKYLVITTKHHEGFCLWDSEYTDFDIASSPMKGRDFIKELSDACKKEGLHFGTYYSIIDWHHPSQVVTINEKTKKHNWGQISMKEGRKAEYVNYMKNQIKELIEKYDSEIIWFDADWVDWWTLEDGKDLYQYIRELKPSIIINNRVAKRKIFKKDFGTPEQFHLEDKVDYYWEACYTLNDSWGYKIKDTDWKTPEIVYTKLKDINGKGGNLLLNIGPNINGEVPQKSVKILKQVGEILKKEAK
- a CDS encoding sulfatase, whose amino-acid sequence is MAKQILKSNKFSNSYLVILSVFMLCFSCKKEVKSKVETSQKPNIVFIMSDDHAYQAISAYGHGLNNTPNIDRIAKEGAIFNKGFVNNSICAPSRAAILTGKHSFKNGKVDNIRPFNWDQDNFAKALQKNGYETALVGKIHLDGLPQGFDYSNVLPGQGQYYSPDFIENGVKKTYPGYITHVTTDIALDWLDTKREKDKPFLLMYHQKAPHRTWMPEEKYLTLMDSITFDPPANFFDDYEDRPAAAGQEMSIYKDMDLVYDLKMLDKEGELKTKYRSMFQKRYDRMTNEQKVAWDAYYDPIIADFKSKNLEGKDLAVWKYNRYMHDYLRTIQSVDDGVGQVLDYLKENGLEENTIVVYTSDQGFYLGEHGWFDKRFMYEESFRTPILMKYPKEIKAGTVIDELVQNIDFAPTFLDYAGVDIDKSIQGESLRQLVNGEASEWRDAIYYTFYEYPAEHKVKRHYGVRTDRYKLIHFYYDIDKWELYDLEKDPTEMHNVYEDTEYASVKEDMHKQLEKMRTKYGDSDALNEENLQRYLSAKNIH